Genomic window (Saccharothrix australiensis):
CCTGATGAGCGCGGTGCAGGCCACCGGCGCGGAGCTGAAGGGGTTCGCCCCGCTGCTGGTCGACTTCCCGGCCGACCTGGCCGGCGTGCCGGTGCTGCTGTGCTGGCTGGAGGGCGACCAGGAGCTGACCTGGTACCACCGGGCCGACCTGGGGTTCGCCGGTCGCCGCCGGCTGCCCTGACCTGCCCGCTGTGACCTGCCCGCCCCGAGCCGCCCGCGCCGGCCCGCTGTTCCGGCCCGCCTGCGCCAGGCCGCCCGCCGCGCCCGGCCCGAGCCTCGTGACCGGTGCAACCGGCCCCGCCTGACCGAAGCCGCCGGACGGCCGGCCCGCCGGGTCAGCGGTCCCCGGCGCGGAACCTGTCGAGCACGCGGCGTTCCCGCTTGGTCGGACGCCCCGCGCCGCGCTCCCGGCGCGCGACCGGCACCGCGGCCAACGGCGGCGGCGCGGGTGTGCGGTCGAGGTAGCACGTCGCCGCGTCGGCCGCGCCCACCCGCTTCTGGATCACCCGCACGACCTCCACGACCCGCGTCGTGTCGCCCACCCGCGCGCGGACCTCGTCACCCGGCGACACCGTGGTCGCGGGCTTGGCCGGGTGGCCGTTGACGCGCACGTGCCCACCCCGGCAGGCCGCCGCCGCGTCGGGACGGGTCTTGGTCAGCCTGACCGCCCACAGCCAGCGGTCCACGCGCGTCGACTCCACAGCCCTACATCATGCCTTCAGCCGCCCGACGGCCGCGCAGCGCGTGGACGGCGGCGGCAGCGGTGCCCAGGCACAGGGCCAGGGCGCTGAGCGCCAGCGACACGTGCACCCCGACGGCCGCGCCGAGCAGGCCGACGGTGAAGCCGCTGCCGGTGCGCAGACCACCGGACGACATGCCGTAGACGCCCAGGACGCGGCCCCGGTCGGCGGGCGGGCTCAGCAGCTGCACGACCGTCTGCGTGATCGACAGCGACGCCAGGTGCGCGACGCCGCCCACCAGCAGCAGCACCACCGCGAGCAGGTAGCTCCCGGTGACCGCGAACCCCAGGCTGGTGACGCCGTAGATGCCGGTGGCGACCACGGCCGCGGTCACCGTCGACGGTATCCGGCGGGTCACCTCCAGCAGGATGCCGCCGAGCACGCCGCCCGCGCCGTTGGCGAACAGCAGGACGCCGTAGGCCGTGCCCGCGCTACCGGCGCCCAGGTCGTTGGCGAAGATCGGCATCGACGTCTGGAGCGACGCCCCGACGAAGAACGAGCCCAGGCCCGCCAACACGATCATGCTGATCAGCGTCCGGTTGGTCCCGACCTCGCGCAGCACGCGCAGCGACTCCAGCGCGCCCACCCTCGGCCGGGCGTGGCGGTCGCGGGTGTGGCCGGTGAACCTCGTGCGGAACAGGAACACCGTCAGCGGCAGGTAGAAGGCGACGTTCACCAGGATGCCCGCCGTCGGGCCGAGGCCGAGCAGCAGCGCGGACCCGACCACGGGGCCGAACAGGATGCCGAGGCTGCGGAAGGTCGCGTTGAGCCGCACCGCGCTGGGCAGCTCGTCCGGGCCGACGAAGTCGTGCAGCATCAACTGCTCGCCCGGACCCCACAGCGCGCCGGCCACGCCGTGCAGCACCAGCAGCACGCACGCCTGCCACATCTGGAGCGAGTCGGTGAGGAACAGCACGCCCCACGCGACGGAGACCGCCATGAACAGCACCTGCGCGGCCTGGATGACGCGCCGGCAGTCGTACCGGTCGGCCAGCGAGCCGAACCACATGGACAGCAGCAGGAACGGGGCCCAGTGGCTGATCACCGCGAACCCGGACAGCGCGGGCGAGTGGAACTTCTCCCACAGCACCCAGTAGGTGATGACGTGCTCGATGTTGTCGGCCATCATCGCCAGGCCCGCGCCGAACAGGTACGGCCGGCAGTCGCGGTTGCGCAGCGCGGCGAACCGGCGCGGCGGCGTCGACCCGACGGGTGTGGCGGGCTCGTGGCTCGGGACACCGCAGGCGGCGCACATGATCTGGTCCCCCTCGGGCTGGCGCCGCACCCCCGCGGCGACGTTCGTTCAGCGGACAGCCTGGTTCCGGGACCGGACCGACCCCGTCCCACCGTAGGAGGATCGGGCGGCCACGCCTAGCACTCGTGCGAACAAGGCGGTGTGGGACGCGCAACACCGCCCACGACCACACGGGAGCCGCCGCCGACGGGACGCCCGCCGCTCGGGGTGACGCGGTCAGCGCGGCAGCAGCAGGGCCACCGACTCCACCACGATCATCGCCACCGTGCCGACCGCGACCGCGAGCGGCAGGCCCGCGCCGCCCGGTCTGCCCCGCCGCCCCTCCCGGTAGCGCCACCGCGCGGCGACGAGCACCACCAGCCCGAGCGACACGGTGACCACCAGCCCCACCAGCGCGAGCGGTCCGACGCGGTCGACGGTCAGCCTCGTCAGCACCGCCGAGCCCGCGATCATCGCCAACGCCGTGCGCTGCCACGCCAGCGCGGTGCGCTCGGGTTGCGCGCCCCGGTCCACCGCTACGCCTTCAGCACCAGCACGACGACCGCCGCCACCACGACGCCGACGACCAGCACCAGCCCGATCGCGAACGACGGCAGCGGCTCGTCGTGCCGCATCGCGCGCTCGCTGCGCGCCCACCGCACCCACGACACCACCGCGCACACCAGGCCCAGCCCGATCAGCAGCACCGCCAGCGCGGGCTCCAACGCGTCGGGCAGGCCGAGGTCGACGGCGTCCACCGCCACCCCGCACGCGAGCAGGGCGAGTGCCGTGCGGATCCACGCCAGGAACGTCCGCTCGTTCGCGAAGCTGAACCGGTAGTCGGGTTCGTTCCCGGAGCCGTAGACGCTCCGCGGTCGCCTGTCGCGGTCAGGCGGGGGCACGACGCATCACCTCCCAGCGTGTCGTGGCACCCGGACCATAGCCGGTGCGCGGTCCACTCAGGACACTGGCCGTCGCCCGGCGAACGCGAGCAGCGGGGCCGCCAGCAGCACCAGCGGGATCGCGATCGCCAGGGTCGCCGGCCGCGACGTGTCGCCGAGCGGGCCGGCGGACGGCAGGAACACGCTCAACCCCACCCCGACGGCCACCACGAGCACCGGCACGGCCACCGCCACCGGTACCGCCTCCCGCCGGGGCACCCGGTCGCGCGGCGAGCGGGCCACCACCAGCCCCGCGACGCCGGCCACCAGGTGCTCCCAGTCCGACAGGGTGCCGACGAAGGCGAACGACCCCACCACGTAGAGCGCCAGCCCCAGCCGCACCCTCGACCGCCACGGCGGCGGCGCGGACGCGGACAGCAGCGCCGCCACCCACAGCGACCCGGCGGAGAACCCGACGTCCAGCGTGCCGGCGGTGCGCTCGGCCCAGTCCCACCCGGTCCACCGCAGCACCGCCAGCAGCGCGGCGCTCAGCAGCACCGCGCCGAGCTGGCCCGCGACGGCGACGACCGCCGCGTACCGCGTGCCCCGCACCCACTCCGCCGCACCGACGAACAACGCGAACGTGCCCGCCATCGGCACGTAGGCGGCGGGCACGACGGCCAGGAACGACCCGGTGACCGGCGTCCACCAGCGCCCCTCGGCCAGCGACGGCACACCGAACGCCACCTCCGGGTACCAGGGCCGATCGGCGGCGGCCGACCACAGCGCGCCGGTCGCGACCCCGACCACGAGCATCACCACGACCACCGCGGTCGTGAAGGGCAACCGCCGCACCACCTCAGTCACGCGCCGCACGGGACCTCGCACCTCGTTCCCCGGACCTCGATCGGCCCCGCCGCCCGGACGCCGAGCGCCTGCCGCACCCCCTGCCGCGGACCCACCGCGATCATCGTGCACAGCGGGACAACTCCCGGCGACCGCCGGTGGTTCCGCCGTGGCCGGGGCCGGTTCCGTCCACATCGGACACCGCGACTCCCGTCGGACCCGTGGCCCGCGAACGCGTGATCCCCGAACGCGCGACCCGCGGACACGCAGCCCGCGGACACGCGGCGGCCGACCCGGCCGTCACCGCGCCCGACGGTCGGCCACCGCGCGAAGGGGTCAGGAAGCGCCTTCGAGGCCGCGGCGGAACCACTCCGTCATGTGCGTCTCCGCGCGCGGGAACCAGCGGTTCTCGGTGGCGAAGTCCGCCGGCGACGGCGGCTCCTCGAACGCGGGCCGCTCGTCGCGGTTGTACCGGATCTGGTAGCGGAACGGCGGGTCCACGATGTACTCGAACCCGACCCACGAACCCAGGCCCTCGGCGTACATGCCCTTGCGCAGCTGCTGGAACATCCGCCACACCTCGGGCGGCATCTCCCAGCCGCGCACCGACTTGTCCGGCATCTGCACGCCGGTCGACATCTCGCTGTGCTGCCCGATCATCGACGCGCGGACCACCAGCCGCTGCCAGCCCTCCGGCATCGTGGCGACCACGGCCTGCGTGATCTCCGCCAGCTTCTGCTGCTGCTCGATCGGGTCGAGCTGCGGCCACTTGGGCATGGTGTGGAGTCCTCCTCGGCGGCGCGCCCGCTCGTCCGGGCGCGGTAGTGGTCCGGTCCCAGCCTACCGTTGCGGTTCGGCGGCCTCCCGCTCGCGCTCCGCCGCCTCGCCCGCGTCGAGCAGGGCGCGCAGCCACGGCGGGATGTGCTCCTCCGACCTCGGGAACACCTCCAGGTCCCGCACGAACGTCGTCGGGTGCAGCGCGGGCCACCAGCGCGGGTCCTCGTCGAAGTTGAACGACACCTCCGGCTCCGCGCCGGGCCGCAGCACCATCCGAGCGGAGAACCACGTGCCGCGGTCCTCCTCGTACAGCACGCCCCGCAGCTCCTGGAACGCGTCGGTCACCACCGGCGACAGCACGACCTGGCCGGGGTCCGCGCCGCGATCGTCCCGCACGGACACGGCGAACTCGTACGCGAGGGCGGTCGCCGTCACCGACAGCGCCAGCTCCGACCAGCCCGCCGGCGCGGCCGACGTGAGCGCGTTCGCGGCCTCGGCGACCAGCTCAGCGCTTCTTGAAGCGGTCCTGGGGTCCATAGTTCACCTCCGGCTTGTTCGGGAACACGCGTTCCTTGGTGACCACGGAATCCACGATCTTCCGGTTGTTCTCGTCCAGCAGCGGTTGGCCGTTCGCGTCCGTCTTGTAGGTGACCTCCTGCCAGCGCATGGTCACCTCGCCCGGCACGCCGTCCGCGTCCCGCTGCATCCGCACCTGGTAGTTGCGGATGTCCTGACCCGGCGCCTCGGCGAAGTTCTTCAACTCCACCTCCTGCGCCCGCCACGACGCCGCGTTCGTCCAGCCGTCCTTGTAGTTGCCGGAGTTGGACGCCGCCATCTGCGGGTGCATGTTCAGGTACTCGCCGAGGCCGCCCAGCTCGTTGGCCAGGAGGTGGCCGCCCGCCCACTTGACGCGCGCGTCCTCCTTCGCCTGGTCGGACAGCGGGCGCTCGGGGGTCTCCGGCGGGAACGCCGCCTCGCCCTCCATCTGCGCCCGCCGCTGCGAGCCGCGCTCCTTCTGGTCGTCGCGGTAGTCGGACGACTGGCCGCCCGCCTCGACGTCGCCGGTCATGGAGTCCGTCTGGCCGTGCCGGTCGGTGTGGAAGGTGAGGAACAGCTCCCGGTTGTGGTAGTTCGGCACCCGGTACTGGACGTCGGGCAGCAGCGGGTGGGCCAGGTCGGGGTTGAAGCCCGCCCACTTCTGCTCCTCCTTGCCGACCGGGACCGGGTTGCCGTCCTCGTCCCGCACGACGTTCCTCTTCGAGCCGGGCTCGGCCTCGACCCACTTCACCCGGCCGTTCTCGTCGGTGTAGAAGGTGGTCTTGGTGCCGTTCGCGTTCTCCACCGGGTAGGCGGTGTAGGGGCGGAGCGGGTCGTGCCCGTCCAGGCCGCGCAACGGCTCCGGCACGGGGTCCGGCGTGGTCGGCTGGTGGAAGTCCGGGTCCTTGTTGCCGTCCGGGATCGTCGGCCGCTCGCGGTGCTCCGCGCGGATCGGCGGGTCGTACACGTCGATCGGGCGGGGCGGGTCGTCCGGCTTGTCGCCGGGCCGGTGGGTGGGCCGGTCCCAGTCCACGAACCGCTCGTTGAACGCCGGGTCGTCGGGGCTGATGACCCTCGGCTTCGGCGGCGGCGCGTATTCCGGGTCGTCGGGGTCGGGTGCGTCGCCGTTGTCCGTGCCGTTGCTCGCGTCGCTGCTCGGGTCGTTGTCCGGGTCGTCGCCGTCGCCGCGGGACCGCGCGTCCTCCGGGGTGAGGTCGTGCTTGTCGGCGTCGGCGGTGTCGGGCGTGAAGGCGTCGTCGCTGCCCTTGGAGGTCGAGCCGTCGGGGTGGTGGGTGTCCCACTCGCCGTTCGGCGGGATGCGGGGCGTGCGGTTGCCGTTCGCGTCGACGTCGTAGTCGGACGAGAAGACCCGGCCCTGGGAATCCGTCCAGGCGGGCTTGTTCGGGGCCAGGACGGGGGTGTCGAGTTCGCGCGACAGCCTGCGGGCGAAGTCGTTGCTGCCCGCGTCGCAGCCGATCAGGCGGATCGGCCTGCCGTCGTAGTCGCCGTTGCGGCGCAGGATGTCCGCGAACTCCTCGGGCGAGTACGTGTGGTCGCCGATCCGCGCCCGCCCGTCCGGCGTGACGTGGACGTCGACGGTGTACCTGCCGTCGGGGTCGGGCTGCACCCGGTGCGGCAGGTCGCCCATGTCGTCGTCGCCGCGGTGGAACGAGGTGCCGGCGGGGGTGGACTCGGCGTGCCTGCGGTTGACCTCGTCGGGTCCGGGCCGGTCGTCCGCGCCGTGGTGGGCGCCGTCCGGGTCGCCGCCGTCGTGGTGCGGGCGGTCGTCGCCGCCGTCGCGGTGCCGGTTGTCGACGTCGTGCGGGCCGCCGTCGGGCCGGTGCTGATCCGGTCGTTGCTGGTCGGGGCGGCTGCCGTCGGGGCGGTTGCCGGGCCTGTCGGTGCCGGGCCCGTGGTGGTTCGGCGCGGGCGCGGGGCCTCGGCTGACGGGTGGCGTCGGGCCGGTCGGGTGGGTGCTCGAACCGGGGCCGTTCGTGCGCGGCGGGCCGACCGGACCGCGCTGCTGCGGCGG
Coding sequences:
- a CDS encoding DUF2203 domain-containing protein, coding for MGLFTLPEARRELERLRPVLDEIVALRADAAELSAALGAGTPTDLGGLAEFKAAQARLDDLMSAVQATGAELKGFAPLLVDFPADLAGVPVLLCWLEGDQELTWYHRADLGFAGRRRLP
- a CDS encoding MFS transporter; protein product: MCAACGVPSHEPATPVGSTPPRRFAALRNRDCRPYLFGAGLAMMADNIEHVITYWVLWEKFHSPALSGFAVISHWAPFLLLSMWFGSLADRYDCRRVIQAAQVLFMAVSVAWGVLFLTDSLQMWQACVLLVLHGVAGALWGPGEQLMLHDFVGPDELPSAVRLNATFRSLGILFGPVVGSALLLGLGPTAGILVNVAFYLPLTVFLFRTRFTGHTRDRHARPRVGALESLRVLREVGTNRTLISMIVLAGLGSFFVGASLQTSMPIFANDLGAGSAGTAYGVLLFANGAGGVLGGILLEVTRRIPSTVTAAVVATGIYGVTSLGFAVTGSYLLAVVLLLVGGVAHLASLSITQTVVQLLSPPADRGRVLGVYGMSSGGLRTGSGFTVGLLGAAVGVHVSLALSALALCLGTAAAAVHALRGRRAAEGMM
- a CDS encoding RNA-binding S4 domain-containing protein, with protein sequence MESTRVDRWLWAVRLTKTRPDAAAACRGGHVRVNGHPAKPATTVSPGDEVRARVGDTTRVVEVVRVIQKRVGAADAATCYLDRTPAPPPLAAVPVARRERGAGRPTKRERRVLDRFRAGDR
- a CDS encoding YidH family protein, with the translated sequence MPPPDRDRRPRSVYGSGNEPDYRFSFANERTFLAWIRTALALLACGVAVDAVDLGLPDALEPALAVLLIGLGLVCAVVSWVRWARSERAMRHDEPLPSFAIGLVLVVGVVVAAVVVLVLKA
- a CDS encoding DUF202 domain-containing protein; protein product: MDRGAQPERTALAWQRTALAMIAGSAVLTRLTVDRVGPLALVGLVVTVSLGLVVLVAARWRYREGRRGRPGGAGLPLAVAVGTVAMIVVESVALLLPR